Proteins from a genomic interval of Lacticaseibacillus pabuli:
- the asp2 gene encoding accessory Sec system protein Asp2, with translation MAKRFVDVIHIATQSLPLAAQLAPDYRYLWAAVDDGEIIPGQPLFKKGHWNATFRDAVVLIDANSPWLNDPDKLSRLPSNRIIVDANCELDGVAGRTLDLKGAARVDFSDVTHLAEVINYNYYQPMNTYKIDFPEFVVDPDFKGNIHQEGEAYREFSGDFGADWVRVGAVRQVMWVGTYAGQDVMVENATTGSLEVKGEVLTFDGIDPNLQNRYEASGPEMRVGVPVAQKQQPRGMQFQLFVRGKGTLRLGDIHFRRTRQEYGATLVGGEKIIDPEGSQLEVQAYFDAGDLKPPLAVYFSGYQTAEKFEGFGMMRRMGTPFILIMDPRLEGGAFYLGSEQFETRVAQYIQGKLDALGFSSDELILSGISMGTYAALFYGARLNPHAIVVGKPLIHLGTIARNTRINRPADFGTSLDMLLIDEGGTSHRDIKNLDDRFWRTFRTGNFGKTTFAVAYMLDDDYDKGAFPALQKYLKDHYATVRIWSKGFVGRHNDDTASVVDFFTGRYNHLLETDFGR, from the coding sequence ATGGCAAAGCGGTTCGTTGATGTGATTCATATTGCGACACAGTCATTACCACTCGCCGCCCAGCTGGCACCAGATTACCGCTACCTGTGGGCCGCAGTGGATGACGGGGAGATTATCCCCGGCCAGCCATTGTTCAAAAAAGGCCACTGGAACGCAACTTTTCGTGATGCGGTGGTGTTGATTGATGCCAATTCGCCGTGGTTGAACGACCCGGACAAGCTGAGCCGCCTACCATCAAACCGGATTATTGTTGATGCAAATTGCGAGCTGGATGGCGTTGCTGGCCGGACACTTGATTTAAAAGGCGCCGCGCGTGTTGATTTCAGTGATGTCACGCATCTGGCTGAGGTCATTAACTACAACTATTACCAACCGATGAACACGTACAAAATCGATTTTCCCGAATTTGTCGTGGATCCTGACTTTAAGGGCAACATCCATCAGGAAGGCGAGGCTTACCGCGAGTTCAGCGGTGACTTTGGCGCAGACTGGGTGCGCGTTGGTGCCGTGCGTCAGGTGATGTGGGTCGGCACTTATGCCGGTCAGGATGTCATGGTCGAGAATGCGACCACGGGTAGCCTTGAAGTTAAGGGCGAGGTCCTCACGTTTGACGGGATTGATCCGAATCTGCAAAACCGCTACGAGGCGTCAGGTCCTGAAATGCGCGTCGGCGTTCCCGTCGCACAAAAGCAACAACCACGGGGGATGCAGTTCCAGCTGTTTGTCCGCGGCAAGGGCACCCTGCGCCTCGGTGACATTCACTTCCGCCGGACACGTCAGGAATATGGCGCGACCCTGGTTGGCGGGGAAAAGATTATCGACCCTGAAGGCAGTCAACTTGAGGTGCAAGCCTACTTTGACGCCGGCGATTTGAAGCCACCGCTGGCCGTGTACTTTTCGGGTTACCAAACCGCTGAAAAGTTTGAAGGGTTTGGGATGATGCGCCGGATGGGGACGCCCTTTATCCTCATCATGGACCCCCGGCTTGAGGGTGGCGCGTTTTACCTGGGCAGCGAGCAGTTTGAAACACGCGTGGCCCAGTACATCCAGGGCAAACTTGATGCGCTAGGGTTCAGTTCAGATGAGCTGATTCTGTCCGGCATCTCCATGGGCACATATGCCGCCTTGTTCTATGGGGCTCGGCTAAATCCACACGCGATTGTCGTTGGGAAACCCCTGATTCATCTGGGGACGATTGCCCGCAACACGCGGATTAACCGTCCCGCTGATTTTGGGACGAGTTTGGACATGCTGCTAATTGACGAAGGCGGCACCAGCCATCGGGATATCAAAAATCTGGATGACCGCTTCTGGCGCACGTTCCGCACGGGCAATTTTGGCAAAACGACATTTGCTGTTGCCTACATGCTCGATGATGACTATGACAAGGGCGCTTTTCCGGCGCTGCAGAAGTACCTGAAGGACCACTACGCGACCGTCCGTATCTGGAGTAAGGGCTTTGTCGGCCGCCATAATGATGACACGGCGAGCGTTGTTGACTTCTTTACGGGGCGGTACAATCATTTACTAGAAACAGATTTCGGACGATAG
- the asp3 gene encoding accessory Sec system protein Asp3, whose amino-acid sequence MSLIYQFSWQRNGGLAWGHGAEIDYSPDGSVHYRNPRTGPGQAVSTWETANHIGRGPFLPFLRVGGDYILRGDADYQPSGSLGIALTFYDRSDAVITNDLYQDLEVAFTVPTGTVRYKVELISLNNNEFTFRSLMLGTAADMAGVTVQSDLQGNRLQVDRPDAQSSQVLVLVASRETVNALPVTRAATTFYWWTDNATRANQQDLMDFAEQRAEQGLLHVQAAGPDTAPLAELLRSRVNEDGGK is encoded by the coding sequence ATGAGTTTAATCTATCAGTTTAGCTGGCAACGCAATGGTGGTCTTGCATGGGGTCACGGCGCGGAAATTGATTATTCCCCCGACGGTAGTGTGCACTATCGCAATCCGCGTACTGGCCCCGGTCAGGCAGTCAGCACGTGGGAGACGGCTAATCACATTGGGCGTGGCCCATTCCTGCCTTTCTTGCGTGTGGGCGGCGACTATATTCTGCGGGGTGACGCGGATTATCAGCCGAGCGGATCGCTGGGGATCGCCCTGACGTTTTACGATCGTAGCGACGCGGTGATTACAAACGATTTGTATCAGGACCTGGAAGTGGCCTTTACTGTGCCAACTGGGACTGTACGTTACAAGGTGGAATTGATAAGCTTAAATAACAACGAGTTTACATTCAGGTCACTGATGTTGGGCACTGCCGCGGATATGGCGGGGGTGACCGTGCAGTCTGATTTGCAGGGTAACAGGTTGCAGGTCGATCGACCTGATGCACAATCGTCCCAAGTGCTGGTACTCGTTGCGTCGCGCGAAACGGTGAACGCTTTGCCGGTGACGCGCGCGGCCACCACGTTTTATTGGTGGACCGATAACGCCACCCGCGCGAATCAACAGGACTTGATGGATTTTGCCGAGCAGCGCGCTGAACAGGGCCTCTTGCATGTTCAGGCCGCGGGTCCGGATACTGCACCGCTGGCAGAACTGTTGCGCAGTCGTGTGAATGAAGATGGAGGTAAGTAA
- a CDS encoding glycosyltransferase, with translation MNFFIDGAMGMGNSGVEHAEFYRAKRFDQAHLPYRFVFVEMVKELHEAMDKWELRDNQVINMWEYFVLGDDYLKNGLTKRTKTYDDLLIDSSNTHRLHTIITSSGMRWVEHLVKYPDVHKPDSNVLMVQNGHMEMFNEATGERRVMVQFKDDVHRKNIMTSIHLFNQNGQHLIFHNIVDLHRYFYQQLDRVFGGNSTFIVDRGEENEVALMTRKIPNVKIVDVIHADHLSDRDVPGHPLWNNYNEYMLQHQQWIDKIVVATELQRQDLLVDFPTASDKFVTIPVGGVRDGVKKSNKMYPQKPLKLITASRLANEKHIDLAVRAVAKLHQEGKAIQFDIYGQGEAKKKIEDTIKEMKAENYIKTKGLSNELDKVYPQYDAFISASFSEGFGLTYIEALNAGLPVVTFKARFGAEELIHDGENGFLMPFKRNDDDYSVNQLADGLRKLFKANYAQLVQQTQQSITQYQDHVIAGKWKELIDELRAN, from the coding sequence ATGAATTTCTTTATTGATGGTGCTATGGGGATGGGTAACTCCGGTGTTGAACACGCCGAGTTTTACCGTGCCAAGCGATTTGACCAGGCGCATTTGCCTTACCGGTTTGTCTTTGTCGAAATGGTGAAGGAACTGCACGAAGCCATGGACAAGTGGGAGTTGCGCGACAACCAGGTCATTAACATGTGGGAATACTTTGTGCTCGGGGATGACTACCTGAAAAATGGCCTCACCAAGCGCACGAAGACCTATGACGATCTCCTGATTGATAGCTCGAACACCCACCGTTTGCACACGATTATCACCAGCAGTGGCATGCGCTGGGTCGAACATCTCGTGAAGTATCCAGACGTTCACAAGCCGGATAGCAACGTGCTGATGGTGCAGAACGGCCACATGGAAATGTTCAATGAGGCCACGGGTGAGCGGCGCGTCATGGTGCAGTTCAAGGACGATGTGCACCGCAAGAACATCATGACCAGCATTCACCTGTTCAACCAGAACGGGCAGCACCTGATTTTCCACAACATCGTGGACTTGCACCGTTACTTCTACCAGCAGCTCGACCGTGTCTTCGGCGGCAACAGCACCTTCATCGTTGACCGTGGCGAGGAGAACGAAGTGGCCTTGATGACGCGTAAGATTCCGAATGTCAAGATTGTCGATGTCATTCACGCCGACCACTTGTCCGACCGCGACGTGCCTGGTCACCCGCTCTGGAACAACTACAACGAGTACATGCTCCAGCACCAGCAGTGGATTGACAAGATTGTGGTCGCGACTGAATTGCAACGTCAGGACTTGCTTGTCGATTTCCCGACCGCCTCGGATAAGTTCGTGACGATTCCAGTCGGTGGGGTGCGTGATGGTGTGAAGAAGTCTAACAAGATGTACCCACAGAAGCCGCTGAAACTCATCACGGCTTCCCGCTTGGCAAACGAAAAGCACATCGACCTTGCTGTCCGTGCTGTTGCCAAGTTGCACCAAGAAGGCAAGGCCATCCAGTTCGATATATACGGACAGGGTGAAGCCAAGAAGAAGATCGAAGATACCATCAAGGAAATGAAGGCTGAAAACTACATCAAGACGAAGGGCCTGTCCAACGAACTGGACAAGGTATACCCGCAGTACGACGCCTTCATCTCCGCTTCCTTCTCAGAAGGCTTCGGCCTGACCTATATTGAGGCGCTGAACGCTGGGTTGCCAGTCGTGACCTTCAAGGCGCGTTTTGGTGCTGAAGAATTGATTCATGACGGCGAGAATGGTTTCTTGATGCCATTCAAGCGCAATGATGACGACTACTCAGTCAATCAACTGGCGGATGGCTTGCGCAAACTGTTCAAGGCAAACTACGCGCAGCTGGTTCAGCAGACCCAGCAGTCCATTACGCAGTACCAGGACCACGTGATCGCAGGCAAGTGGAAGGAGCTTATCGATGAATTACGAGCTAATTAA
- the secA2 gene encoding accessory Sec system translocase SecA2, with protein sequence MRLTPAGMKYRRITKRVMKRIPYYAAMSDTQLQAQTVALRDRLANGMPLRSLLVDAYALVAEADHRVLGMTPFEVQVLGAVAMEYNNIIEMKTGEGKTLTATMPMYLHGLTGPGNFLITANGYLANRDAEQMGKVYRWLGLSVAAGVAESGDNDDNRDKKAIYAADIVYTTNSGLGFDYLFDNLAATKAEQYLHGFHFAILDEADAILLDDAETPLIVSGVPRVQSNLYGTSDKMIKLLEEDVDYEQSEDKKNVWFTEDGIAHMETFLGVKGLLTPQWADLYRHLLLALRANVLMTAGRSYLVDDGEVKLLDRANGRELPGMKMQAGMHQAVEAKEHVALSQEQRSMASVTYQNLFRMFDQIAGMTGTAKTDADEFLEIYHLAVFAVPTNKPNVRRDERDRMYITNQAKLQASLKMVHEAHDAGRPILIETGSLSLSNLYSRLLLREHLAHNLLNARSSAKEARIVAEAGQPGAITVATSMAGRGTDIRLGEGVAEKGGLLVLGTERMDNPRVDNQLRGRAGRQGDPGESIFYTSLEDTIVQEQAPQRIARYRVKHADRQQQRLSAHGRFRHVIDRAQRKLQASQRNARFETLQYGEVFRIQRDSVYEARDQIMAQDDLTNLINIIFKKATTNFLDAHPHETTGQVLDYVFRYIDADFDTDPMAIRRTRHNVASVLPQLMRDRLANQHAQFKAEDQWHYFLRLALLKAIDNAWIEQVDNLQSLRTITANRNLASHNPIYEYQAEAQRSFGQMKEVLYDKCVENLLQSNFTFMKDGKMHVDFP encoded by the coding sequence ATGCGATTAACACCAGCAGGAATGAAGTATCGGCGGATTACGAAGCGCGTGATGAAGCGCATCCCGTATTACGCCGCCATGTCAGATACACAGTTGCAGGCTCAGACTGTCGCGTTGCGCGACCGCCTCGCAAACGGCATGCCCCTGCGCAGTCTCTTAGTGGATGCCTACGCCCTTGTTGCCGAGGCTGACCACCGCGTTCTGGGGATGACGCCCTTTGAAGTGCAGGTCCTCGGTGCCGTGGCGATGGAATATAACAACATCATCGAGATGAAAACGGGTGAGGGGAAGACCTTGACCGCGACCATGCCGATGTATTTGCACGGGCTAACTGGCCCTGGCAATTTTTTGATTACCGCTAACGGCTATCTTGCCAATCGTGATGCTGAACAGATGGGCAAAGTTTACCGCTGGCTGGGGCTCAGCGTTGCCGCCGGGGTGGCAGAATCCGGTGATAACGATGACAACCGGGACAAGAAGGCGATTTACGCCGCTGACATCGTGTATACCACAAATTCTGGCCTCGGGTTCGACTACCTATTTGATAATCTCGCCGCGACCAAGGCGGAACAATATCTCCATGGTTTTCATTTTGCTATTCTTGACGAAGCCGATGCGATTTTGCTGGACGACGCGGAAACGCCGCTGATTGTTTCAGGTGTCCCGCGCGTGCAGTCCAACCTGTATGGCACCAGTGACAAGATGATTAAGTTGCTGGAAGAGGACGTCGACTACGAGCAAAGTGAGGACAAGAAGAACGTCTGGTTTACCGAGGACGGGATTGCCCACATGGAAACTTTTTTGGGCGTGAAGGGCCTCCTGACACCGCAGTGGGCTGACTTATACCGGCACTTACTACTTGCATTGCGGGCAAACGTCCTGATGACGGCCGGTCGCTCTTACCTGGTTGATGACGGCGAGGTGAAGCTGCTGGACCGAGCAAACGGCCGCGAACTGCCGGGCATGAAGATGCAAGCGGGGATGCATCAGGCGGTTGAAGCCAAGGAACACGTTGCTTTATCCCAAGAACAGCGGTCAATGGCGTCGGTGACTTACCAAAACCTGTTCCGCATGTTTGACCAAATTGCCGGCATGACGGGGACTGCCAAGACGGATGCAGATGAATTTTTGGAGATCTATCACTTGGCGGTATTTGCAGTGCCGACAAATAAGCCCAACGTCCGCCGCGATGAGCGTGACCGGATGTACATCACGAACCAGGCGAAGCTGCAGGCGTCCCTCAAGATGGTGCACGAAGCACACGATGCTGGTCGTCCCATCTTGATTGAAACCGGCTCGCTTTCGCTGTCTAACCTCTACTCGCGGCTGCTATTGCGCGAACATCTCGCGCACAACCTTCTGAATGCGCGGAGTAGCGCCAAAGAAGCACGCATCGTGGCCGAAGCGGGGCAACCGGGTGCCATTACCGTGGCCACTTCCATGGCTGGCCGTGGGACTGATATTCGGCTGGGCGAGGGTGTCGCTGAAAAGGGTGGCCTGCTCGTGCTGGGGACTGAACGGATGGATAACCCGCGTGTGGATAACCAGTTGCGTGGGCGTGCCGGCCGCCAGGGTGATCCCGGTGAGAGTATCTTCTACACGTCGCTGGAAGACACGATTGTGCAAGAACAGGCGCCGCAGCGCATTGCGCGCTACCGGGTCAAGCATGCGGACCGTCAGCAGCAACGGCTGTCCGCGCACGGGCGGTTCCGTCACGTGATTGATCGTGCACAGCGCAAGTTGCAGGCGTCGCAGCGCAACGCACGTTTTGAAACGCTCCAGTACGGGGAAGTGTTCCGGATTCAGCGGGACAGCGTGTATGAGGCGCGAGATCAAATCATGGCGCAGGATGATTTAACAAATTTGATTAACATCATTTTCAAGAAGGCAACGACAAACTTCCTTGACGCACATCCCCACGAAACCACGGGGCAGGTGCTGGATTATGTTTTCCGCTACATTGATGCGGACTTTGACACCGACCCAATGGCGATTCGCCGGACACGGCACAACGTTGCGTCTGTGCTTCCGCAGCTGATGCGCGACCGGCTGGCAAACCAGCACGCGCAGTTCAAGGCGGAAGATCAGTGGCATTACTTCTTGCGGCTGGCACTACTCAAGGCCATCGACAATGCTTGGATTGAGCAAGTCGATAACCTGCAGTCATTGCGGACGATTACGGCGAACCGCAACCTCGCGTCGCATAACCCAATCTACGAATATCAAGCCGAAGCACAACGTTCATTTGGCCAAATGAAGGAAGTTTTGTACGATAAGTGTGTCGAAAACTTGTTGCAATCGAACTTTACCTTTATGAAAGACGGCAAGATGCACGTTGATTTCCCATAA
- a CDS encoding ISL3 family transposase, translating into MSQTDNILKLLEIPDTNITVQGIYQELRGRGAGRKRVQVITATLSYGLAQCPTCGFNTLHPNGHKRTHIKVKGATDKPIIIDLNKQRWRCANCQSTTMATTPLVARGHAIANNMSAYVMKLLKLGTPVTHVAMVTGISASSVQRIYQHELRLTPAKHLPMHLAFDEFRSVAGRFAFICIDSDSHRLVTMLDNRWNKTIKEFFMNRYSKAEREAVQSVSMDMNAAYQAIIPEVFPKAQIIIDRFHIIQLLGRALDQVRVSALRELKNHSSRQYKVLKADWRLFHKTNPEGQQRTFHQALKEQQTDYELMEIGLKDQPTLRVVYEEYQALHEAIMGHHTKRVTRILRSYRDNKSPLDVAVHTLVKNMSGVLAAVTAEYSNGPIEGINRRIKCLKRSCYGFKNPMNMFLRTYQLFA; encoded by the coding sequence ATGTCCCAAACTGATAATATACTTAAACTCCTTGAAATTCCAGACACTAACATCACGGTGCAGGGCATTTATCAAGAATTACGCGGGCGTGGCGCCGGACGCAAACGGGTTCAGGTGATTACGGCGACCTTGTCCTACGGCCTAGCCCAGTGTCCTACTTGTGGTTTCAACACCTTGCATCCGAACGGTCACAAGCGGACTCACATCAAGGTTAAGGGTGCCACGGATAAACCAATTATCATTGATCTTAATAAGCAGCGCTGGCGTTGCGCAAACTGTCAAAGCACCACCATGGCGACCACTCCGCTTGTAGCCCGTGGTCACGCAATTGCCAACAACATGAGTGCCTATGTCATGAAACTACTCAAACTTGGAACACCGGTCACGCACGTTGCCATGGTCACTGGCATCTCAGCGTCTTCGGTTCAACGTATTTACCAACATGAACTGAGACTAACGCCGGCCAAGCATTTACCCATGCATTTGGCCTTTGATGAATTCCGGTCAGTAGCTGGTCGCTTTGCGTTCATTTGTATCGACAGCGACTCACACCGGTTGGTCACCATGCTAGACAATCGCTGGAATAAAACCATCAAGGAGTTCTTCATGAATCGGTATTCTAAGGCCGAACGTGAGGCAGTCCAGAGCGTATCGATGGATATGAACGCGGCCTATCAAGCGATTATTCCAGAAGTGTTCCCCAAAGCCCAAATTATCATTGATCGATTCCACATTATTCAGCTACTCGGTCGAGCCCTGGATCAGGTGCGGGTCAGTGCCCTGAGGGAACTGAAGAACCATAGTAGCCGGCAATACAAAGTTCTCAAAGCCGATTGGCGTTTATTCCACAAAACAAATCCCGAAGGCCAGCAACGTACATTCCATCAGGCATTGAAGGAACAACAAACTGATTATGAACTGATGGAAATTGGCCTCAAAGATCAGCCCACATTACGCGTAGTGTATGAAGAGTACCAAGCCCTCCATGAGGCCATCATGGGGCACCATACAAAACGTGTGACTCGAATCCTCCGGTCCTATCGAGACAATAAATCGCCATTGGATGTCGCCGTGCATACACTTGTTAAAAATATGTCGGGTGTGCTGGCAGCAGTCACCGCGGAATACTCTAATGGTCCCATCGAAGGTATTAACCGGCGGATTAAGTGTTTGAAACGGTCGTGTTATGGCTTTAAGAACCCGATGAACATGTTCTTAAGAACCTATCAACTCTTCGCATAA
- the asp1 gene encoding accessory Sec system protein Asp1 produces MITLIPDFSDVIRPLALDETLNLARVFMANGQAFTVASTAMQPYWRGQLHDAGLFESPRWNAFDAIQDVQEVDGIPLTMNQLGMPTALNVTYLPNQASFFDGMTLYATVALTEAGYVDTVTFPEQDGVVQVDQYDDRGFRTWRTWRRNGKLLRRSWYTADGRLVMTQQADDHVEIATGEQGRFMQAVYPDMCHLVAEIVDRAIAQGTLAQPIIATASAELADLRALLQAPTSLKLLAAPDNPRLGVLKAHLAQFSAADELIVPTVADEERVTNLIKQLHLTGTPQLRYIPTYATTLSLGISNELSMQMIAWNVGDLDQDTLRAMYKAQLSQLRQHDDRSMTIVVANEDQQTWLNEQTAAWARKALQVDMSSDDYQKAAEYRHALATHTLMVDMAQAMQPLVASDKWPGLMAAMDFLDRVQILPAMSPDDWQGLMQTARIYVDTGSRPVLALQVAAVSAGVPQIIMTPSDLVIAGGNGRVVANQGELTTAITYYLATLAHWNEALVVSADQIEKYAASNIMAAWQEVIGDGKAVR; encoded by the coding sequence ATGATCACGTTAATTCCTGATTTTAGTGATGTGATTCGCCCGTTAGCGCTCGATGAGACGCTCAATTTGGCGCGCGTTTTTATGGCGAATGGTCAGGCATTTACCGTGGCCAGCACAGCGATGCAGCCCTATTGGCGCGGTCAGCTACATGACGCCGGTTTGTTTGAAAGTCCGCGCTGGAATGCCTTTGATGCCATCCAGGATGTTCAGGAAGTGGATGGTATTCCGTTGACCATGAATCAGCTGGGGATGCCAACCGCGCTGAACGTGACTTATTTGCCCAACCAAGCCAGCTTCTTTGATGGCATGACCTTGTACGCGACAGTCGCGCTGACAGAAGCGGGATACGTGGATACCGTCACTTTTCCCGAACAGGATGGCGTTGTTCAGGTGGACCAGTATGACGACCGCGGTTTTCGCACCTGGCGGACTTGGCGACGCAACGGTAAGTTGCTTCGCCGCAGTTGGTATACAGCAGATGGCCGTCTGGTGATGACGCAGCAGGCTGATGACCATGTCGAAATTGCGACAGGTGAGCAAGGCCGCTTTATGCAAGCCGTTTATCCTGACATGTGCCATCTTGTTGCGGAAATTGTGGACCGAGCAATCGCACAAGGCACCTTAGCGCAACCCATTATCGCGACGGCCAGTGCGGAACTGGCTGACCTGCGCGCTTTATTGCAGGCACCCACAAGCTTGAAATTACTTGCGGCGCCAGACAATCCGCGGCTGGGTGTGCTGAAGGCTCACTTAGCGCAATTTTCTGCGGCGGATGAGCTCATTGTGCCCACAGTGGCTGATGAAGAACGGGTGACGAACCTGATCAAGCAATTGCATCTGACCGGTACGCCGCAATTGCGGTACATCCCGACCTATGCGACCACCTTGTCACTGGGAATCAGCAACGAATTGTCAATGCAAATGATTGCCTGGAATGTGGGCGACCTCGACCAGGATACTTTACGCGCGATGTACAAAGCGCAACTCAGCCAATTACGACAACACGATGACCGCAGTATGACCATCGTTGTTGCCAATGAAGATCAGCAGACCTGGCTCAATGAGCAAACCGCCGCCTGGGCACGCAAAGCCCTGCAAGTGGATATGAGCAGTGACGATTATCAAAAGGCTGCCGAGTACCGGCACGCGTTAGCGACGCACACCCTGATGGTTGACATGGCACAAGCGATGCAACCGCTAGTGGCGAGTGACAAGTGGCCAGGCTTGATGGCCGCGATGGACTTTTTGGACCGGGTACAGATTTTGCCCGCAATGTCGCCCGACGATTGGCAAGGGCTGATGCAAACCGCACGTATTTACGTAGATACGGGTAGTCGTCCGGTACTAGCGCTGCAAGTTGCCGCGGTCAGTGCGGGGGTACCGCAGATTATCATGACACCAAGTGATCTAGTCATTGCGGGTGGCAACGGCCGTGTCGTGGCGAATCAGGGCGAGTTGACGACGGCGATTACGTACTACCTCGCCACGCTCGCGCATTGGAACGAGGCACTCGTTGTGAGTGCGGATCAGATTGAAAAATATGCGGCGTCTAATATTATGGCGGCCTGGCAGGAGGTGATTGGTGATGGCAAAGCGGTTCGTTGA
- a CDS encoding preprotein translocase subunit SecY — protein MNNHSLIKRCLWTLFLVAILAAGQQMILPSVDALAAGKVLAKGSFLQIFGSATGGRLSMPTLFSLGLSPYMTSMIVWSAIQSLDISSINGLSMRRTGIIQRIITLVIAILQAWGLVLTVHVALKPMPISLFEYTYDLSPLFTGLVLVAGAMMVAWLADVNNDKGIGSTVIMIVPGLVINMPSTLSRGWGGTTYALTPNHLLIAGIVAVLFTYVAVFLYQAELRLKLQRPMLESDYSNSYVPMKLLTAGAMPFMFSTSLFSLPQFLVRGTGLNGTAAGAAIMSWTDYRSWRGLVLYALVLTLLGYAFGYMSTRPTQTAKSLKYSGDYFFGVAPGDATERFLTRHFFIICTFGNLIEIVIGVVPLLLENVYHGAANFSLFLGNLFIVVTIFDTIMQQFRALRSKYQYRLFA, from the coding sequence ATGAATAATCACAGTTTAATCAAGCGGTGCCTCTGGACGCTGTTCCTCGTTGCCATTCTGGCGGCGGGCCAGCAGATGATTCTGCCGAGCGTGGACGCGCTGGCGGCTGGCAAGGTGCTCGCCAAGGGGAGTTTCCTGCAAATCTTTGGGAGCGCTACGGGTGGCCGCTTGTCGATGCCGACCCTCTTCTCCCTGGGTTTGTCGCCATACATGACCTCCATGATTGTGTGGTCAGCGATTCAGAGCCTCGACATCTCGAGTATTAACGGGCTGTCAATGCGGCGCACCGGGATTATTCAGCGCATCATTACGCTGGTAATCGCCATTTTGCAGGCGTGGGGCCTCGTTCTCACGGTGCACGTCGCGCTCAAGCCAATGCCGATTAGCTTGTTTGAATACACCTATGATTTGAGTCCGCTCTTTACTGGTCTGGTGCTCGTCGCCGGTGCCATGATGGTCGCGTGGCTCGCGGATGTGAATAACGACAAGGGGATTGGGTCGACGGTCATCATGATTGTGCCTGGCCTGGTGATTAATATGCCAAGTACCCTCAGCCGCGGCTGGGGCGGCACGACCTACGCGCTGACACCAAATCATTTGTTGATTGCAGGCATCGTGGCCGTTTTGTTCACCTACGTGGCTGTTTTCCTGTACCAGGCCGAATTGCGGCTTAAACTGCAGCGGCCAATGCTGGAAAGTGACTACAGCAACTCCTACGTGCCAATGAAATTACTGACGGCTGGCGCGATGCCATTCATGTTTTCGACCTCGCTCTTTAGCCTGCCTCAATTTCTTGTGCGCGGCACAGGTCTGAATGGCACGGCAGCCGGTGCGGCCATCATGTCCTGGACGGATTACCGCTCCTGGCGTGGCCTCGTCCTTTACGCGCTGGTGCTGACGCTGCTGGGCTACGCATTTGGTTACATGAGTACGCGGCCGACGCAGACCGCCAAGTCGCTGAAATATAGTGGTGACTACTTCTTCGGCGTTGCGCCAGGGGATGCGACCGAACGCTTTTTGACCCGGCACTTCTTCATCATTTGCACGTTCGGTAACCTGATTGAGATTGTTATCGGGGTCGTGCCGCTTTTGCTGGAAAATGTTTACCACGGCGCCGCAAACTTTTCACTTTTCTTGGGTAACCTGTTCATTGTCGTGACGATCTTCGACACCATCATGCAGCAGTTCCGTGCCCTCCGCAGTAAGTATCAGTACCGGCTCTTCGCATAA